GGTCCTCGCAGGCTTCTCGATGGGCGGCGGCGACGTGACGCGCTACATCGCGCGCAAGGGCAGCGCGCGGGTGGCCAAGCTCGCGCTCATCAGCGCCGTGACGCCGCTCTTCATGAAGACGGCCGACCACCCGGTGGGCCCCGACGCCCCGCTGTTCGCGGGCATCCGCGCCGGGCTGGCCGCCGACCGGCCGCAGTTCCTCGACGACTTCAGCACGCTTTTCTACGGCACCAACCGCCCTGGCGCGAAGGTGTCGCAGGGTGTGTTCAAGCAGACGCTGCAGATCGCGCTGCAGGCCTCGATCAAGGCCACCATCGACTGCGTGACGGCGTTCTCCGAGACCGACTTCCGCCCCGACATGGCGAAGATCGACGTGCCCACGCTCGTGATTCACGGTGACGACGACCAGGTCGTGCCGTTCGAGGCCACGGGCAAGCTGGCGGCCGAAATGATCGAAGGCAGCCAGCTCAAGGTGTATGCCGGCGCGCCGCACGCCACCTGCACCACGCATGCGGCGCAGGTGAACGCCGACCTGCTGGCGTTCATCCAGGGCTGAGGCAAGGCATGCGGAAAGGGCCGTGCCCTGCGGCCCTTTCCGCCCGAAGGGCGGCGCCGGTGGCGATAATCCCCCGATGCGAATCCGCTTTACCAAGATGCAGGGAGCCGGCAACGATTTCGTCGTGCTGGACGAAACACGCGGCACGCTGGGCCTCACGGCCGCGCAGTACCGCTTCCTGGCCGACCGCCATTTCGGCGTCGGCGCCGACCAGATCCTCACCGTGCGCCCGTCGCCGGCCGAGGGCATCGACTTCCAGTACGTGATCCACAACGCCGACGGCGGCGAGGTCGAGCAGTGCGGCAATGGCGCGCGCTGCTTCATGCGCTTCGTGAAGGAACACAAGCTCACCGACAAGTCCGAAGTGCGCGTGCAGACGCTGGCCGGCGTGATCGAGCCGCGCATGGGCGCCGACGGCCGGGTGACGGTCGACATGGGCGCCCCGGTCTTCGAGGCCGCGCGCGTGCCCTTCGACACCGCCGGGCTCGATGCGCAACCCGATGGTTCGTGGGAAAAGTGGCACCTGGCCCTGGGCACTCGCGCCGGCAGCGCCATCG
This region of Variovorax sp. RKNM96 genomic DNA includes:
- a CDS encoding alpha/beta hydrolase — encoded protein: MTTLTLRDGTELYYKDWGSGQPILFSHGWPLSADMWDAQMLFFAERGYRTIAFDRRGFGRSSQPWTGYDYDTFADDIAELIEKLDLKDVVLAGFSMGGGDVTRYIARKGSARVAKLALISAVTPLFMKTADHPVGPDAPLFAGIRAGLAADRPQFLDDFSTLFYGTNRPGAKVSQGVFKQTLQIALQASIKATIDCVTAFSETDFRPDMAKIDVPTLVIHGDDDQVVPFEATGKLAAEMIEGSQLKVYAGAPHATCTTHAAQVNADLLAFIQG
- the dapF gene encoding diaminopimelate epimerase codes for the protein MRIRFTKMQGAGNDFVVLDETRGTLGLTAAQYRFLADRHFGVGADQILTVRPSPAEGIDFQYVIHNADGGEVEQCGNGARCFMRFVKEHKLTDKSEVRVQTLAGVIEPRMGADGRVTVDMGAPVFEAARVPFDTAGLDAQPDGSWEKWHLALGTRAGSAIVSVAVLSMGNPHAVQVVDDVDTAPVAEQGPQIEHHPRFPQRVNAGFMQVVDRSHIRLRVFERGAGETLACGTGACAAVVAGIRLGLLDRRVDVQTHGGILTIEWQGEGQPVLMTGPATTVFEGDIDVPDLAEQP